From Phragmites australis chromosome 5, lpPhrAust1.1, whole genome shotgun sequence, a single genomic window includes:
- the LOC133919287 gene encoding probable LRR receptor-like serine/threonine-protein kinase At3g47570 isoform X2, with protein MGGAEKSFLKECEVLRSIQHRNLLSIVTACSVVDYIGSVFKALVYKFMANGNLDRWLHHKGDETSHKPLSLTQRLTIVVNIADALDYLHHDCGRPTIHCDLKPSNVLLDDDMNALLADFGIAIFYHDSWSTSTGSISSSVGVNGTIGYISPEYAGRGRHSTSDDVYGFGIILLEMIIGKRPTDPMFKDGVSIVNFVDSNFPHEIVHVIDAHLAEEWKDFAQEKKASENAVHQCLVSVLQVAHSCTNPIPSERMNMKEIARRMLTVGIYIW; from the exons ATGGGTGGAGCAGAGAAAAGTTTCTTGAAAGAATGTGAAGTGCTGAGAAGCATTCAGCATAGGAATCTTCTTTCCATCGTAACTGCTTGCTCGGTTGTAGACTATATAGGCAGTGTTTTTAAAGCTTTAGTTTATAAGTTCATGGCCAATGGTAACCTAGACAGATGGTTACATCACAAAGGGGACGAGACATCTCACAAACCACTAAGCTTAACTCAAAGATTAACCATAGTGGTTAACATAGCTGATGCATTGGACTATTTACACCACGACTGTGGAAGGCCCACTATCCACTGTGATCTGAAACCTAGCAATGTTCTTCTGgatgatgatatgaatgctcTTCTGGCAGACTTCGGCATAGCAATTTTCTACCATGATTCTTGGTCAACATCAACTGGTTCAATCAGTTCATCAGTCGGTGTGAATGGGACTATAGGATATATTTCTCCAG AGTATGCGGGACGTGGCCGCCATTCAACTTCTGACGATGTTTATGGTTTTGGGATAATATTGCTGGAAATGATTATTGGAAAGAGACCAACAGATCCTATGTTCAAGGATGGAGTCAGCATTGTCAACTTTGTCGATAGCAACTTTCCGCATGAAATAGTTCACGTCATCGACGCTCATCTAGCAGAAGAATGGAAGGACTTTGCTCAAGAAAAGAAGGCGTCAGAAAATGCAGTTCATCAATGCTTGGTATCTGTGCTGCAAGTAGCACATTCCTGTACGAACCCAATACCAAGCGAACGAATGAACATGAAAGAAATAGCAAGAAGAATGCTTACTGTTGGAATATATATATGGTAG
- the LOC133919287 gene encoding LRR receptor-like serine/threonine-protein kinase EFR isoform X1, with protein MQVCGCNGVVKLFLNPWGLNQLSIQLEAHSSHTSTPPSKTENEKAACILRSSRVEVTMKCIMCHPTPPATLAMLIVLPLLLLFYGAGNVHCSTIHENREDLNALLEFKQGITGDPYGALSNWTASAHFCRWNGVTCTSTRPWRVQLLNLTSQSLTGQISSSVGNLTFLKYLDLSNNKFVGPLPLLNRLQQLQYLDLNHNNLSGIIPDTLANCSNLITLDLSSNLLVNSIPPKLGLLSNLQYLSLGSNQLEGSIPGELGQLVNLGSLLLGDNRLSGEIPHAIFNLSSLQYLSLEMNMLGKALPPNMGDLLRNLTELSLSKNFFEGHIPPSLGNALGLTKIYLSTNYFTGQIPTSFGKLSGLTLLNLEKNQLVARDDKDWEFLNALENCTSLEVLSLAGNNLQGSLPPSIGNLSTSLQYLLLGGNSLSGQIPQGIGKLSALIKLGLGGNYFSGTIEGWIENLKNLQTLLLDSNNFTGPIRKWL; from the exons ATGCAAGTGTGTGGATGTAATGGCGTTGTAAAACTGTTTTTAAACCCCTGGGGCCTGAACCAGCTGAGTATCCAACTCGAAGCTCACAGTTCACACACCAGTACACCACCCAGCAAAACCGAGAACGAAAAGGCTGCTTGCATTCTGCGCTCCAGCCGAGTAGag GTGACAATGAAGTGCATCATGTGTCATCCCACACCGCCGGCGACACTCGCCATGCTAATAGTATTGCCTTTGCTGCTTCTGTTTTATGGAGCTGGCAATGTCCATTGCTCGACAATTCATGAGAACAGAGAAGATCTGAACGCACTGCTCGAGTTCAAGCAGGGGATCACCGGCGATCCATATGGAGCCTTGAGCAATTGGACTGCCAGTGCCCACTTCTGTCGGTGGAATGGTGTCACGTGCACCTCGACGCGACCATGGCGCGTCCAGTTGCTCAACCTCACAAGCCAAAGTTTAACAGGGCAAATCAGCTCCTCTGTTGGCAACCTAACCTTCCTTAAATATCTTGACCTCTCCAATAACAAATTTGTTGGTCCCTTGCCTCTTCTTAACCGTCTCCAACAACTACAGTACCTCGATCTGAACCACAATAATTTGTCTGGGATCATCCCTGATACACTTGCGAACTGCTCCAACTTGATCACCTTAGACTTATCTTCAAACTTGCTAGTGAATTCAATTCCTCCGAAATTAGGCCTACTCTCAAATCTACAATATCTCAGTTTGGGTTCAAATCAACTCGAGGGAAGCATTCCCGGTGAGCTTGGCCAATTGGTGAATTTAGGAAGCTTGCTCCTAGGTGACAATAGGCTTTCAGGTGAAATCCCACATGCCATCTTTAATCTTTCTTCTCTACAATATCTAAGTCTAGAGATGAATATGCTAGGCAAGGCATTGCCACCTAACATGGGAGACCTTCTTCGTAATCTCACAGAACTTAGCTTGAGTAAAAACTTTTTTGAAGGTCACATCCCACCTTCCCTAGGCAACGCACTAGGGTTAACAAAGATATATCTATCAACTAACTATTTCACTGGGCAGATTCCTACTTCTTTCGGAAAACTTTCAGGGTTGACTCTTCTAAACCTTGAGAAGAACCAGCTTGTAGCAAGGGACGACAAGGACTGGGAATTCTTGAATGCATTAGAAAATTGTACATCTCTAGAAGTACTCTCACTCGCTGGGAATAATCTTCAGGGATCTTTACCGCCGTCGATCGGTAATCTATCCACCAGCCTTCAATATCTTTTGTTGGGTGGGAACAGTTTGTCAGGACAAATTCCACAGGGCATAGGGAAACTTAGTGCCTTAATTAAATTGGGACTAGGTGGCAACTATTTTAGTGGTACAATTGAAGGATGGATTGAAAACTTAAAAAACCTACAAACACTACTTCTCGATTCGAACAACTTCACTGGGCCAATCCGGAAGTGGCTGTGA
- the LOC133919288 gene encoding uncharacterized protein LOC133919288 isoform X1 — protein MLFGGDRDVPEGIGMARLPWTRLPTADAEGLGASTSAVADDDLFSSAVVKSLDYEVIENYTYREEQDGGEQSQHESKIRRCMPTSLETKTRKRSRLVVTFAPSCMWL, from the exons ATGCTCTTCGGCGGCGACAGGGACGTCCCCGAAGGCATCGGGATGGCGCGACTCCCATGGACGCGCCTCCCCACCGCCGACGCAGAGGGGCTGGGGGCCTCCACCTCAGCGGTTGCGGACGACGACCTCTTCTCCAGTGCCGTCGTCAAGAGCCTCGATTACGAGGTCATCGAGAACTACACGTACCGGGAGGAGCAG GATGGAGGTGAACAATCACAGCATGAGTCAAAG ataaGGAGATGTATGCCGACTTCGCTGGAGACGAAGACACGGAAAAGGAGTAGATTAGTTGTCACATTTGCACCCAGCTGCATGTGGCTTTAA
- the LOC133919288 gene encoding chloride channel protein CLC-d-like isoform X3 translates to MLFGGDRDVPEGIGMARLPWTRLPTADAEGLGASTSAVADDDLFSSAVVKSLDYEVIENYTYREEQDGGEQSQHESKV, encoded by the exons ATGCTCTTCGGCGGCGACAGGGACGTCCCCGAAGGCATCGGGATGGCGCGACTCCCATGGACGCGCCTCCCCACCGCCGACGCAGAGGGGCTGGGGGCCTCCACCTCAGCGGTTGCGGACGACGACCTCTTCTCCAGTGCCGTCGTCAAGAGCCTCGATTACGAGGTCATCGAGAACTACACGTACCGGGAGGAGCAG GATGGAGGTGAACAATCACAGCATGAGTCAAAGGTGTG a
- the LOC133919288 gene encoding chloride channel protein CLC-d-like isoform X2 — MLFGGDRDVPEGIGMARLPWTRLPTADAEGLGASTSAVADDDLFSSAVVKSLDYEVIENYTYREEQAQRGKFEREMIFWLPYGLLHTAIGDLADGPVAN; from the exons ATGCTCTTCGGCGGCGACAGGGACGTCCCCGAAGGCATCGGGATGGCGCGACTCCCATGGACGCGCCTCCCCACCGCCGACGCAGAGGGGCTGGGGGCCTCCACCTCAGCGGTTGCGGACGACGACCTCTTCTCCAGTGCCGTCGTCAAGAGCCTCGATTACGAGGTCATCGAGAACTACACGTACCGGGAGGAGCAG GCGCAGCGAGGCAAGTTCGAGAGAGAGATGATTTTTTGGTTGCCATATGGGCTCCTCCACACCGCCATCGGGGATCTAGCTGATGGCCCCGTCGCGAATTGA
- the LOC133919289 gene encoding uncharacterized protein LOC133919289: MGDVLQAGQAAEGMAVWPSELDEQLISELLSDDSFLGALQVPDGSEHWSRDTGAAPPAPCNSGGDSSSTARADEQKLPQPAAGLPVSPPANSCSTAAAASPSSYAPSRRAVPRGI, from the exons ATGGGGGATGTGCTGCAAGCTGGTCAGGCCGCCGAAGGCATGGCCGTCTGGCCCAGCGAGCTTGACGAGCAGCTCATAAGCGAGCTCCTCAGCGACGACAGCTTCCTCGGCGCCCTGCAGGTCCCCGACGGCTCGGAGCACTGGTCGCGTGACACGGGGGCAGCACCTCCCGCGCCGTGCAACAGCGGCGGCGACAGCAGCAGCACCGCGCGCGCGGATGAGCAGAAGCTGCCGCAGCCGGCGGCG GGTTTACCCGTCTCGCCGCCCGCCAACTCgtgctccaccgccgccgccgcctccccttcCAGTTACGCTCCGAGTAGGCGCGCCGTGCCGCGCGGTATCTGA
- the LOC133919290 gene encoding uncharacterized protein LOC133919290, which yields MKPTVGIVVLNKMQKLVVVTVDRLFHHKVYNRYVKRTSKFIAHDETDDCNIGDRVRLDPSRPLSKHKHWVVAEVLRRAKMYVPSSATASSELGTKTQQTATDNKSST from the exons ATGAAGCCGACGGTGGGGATCGTGGTGTTGAACAAGATGCAGAAGTTGGTGGTGGTGACCGTGGACCGCCTCTTCCACCACAAGGTGTACAACCGCTACGTCAAGCGCACGTCCAAGTTCATAGCGCACGACGAGACCGACGACTGCAACATCGGCGACCGG GTTAGGTTGGATCCTTCTCGGCCCCTGAGCAAACATAAGCATTGGGTTGTTGCTGAAGTTCTTCGAAGAGCTAAGATGTATGTTCCATCATCTGCAACAGCTTCTAGTGAACTTGGTACTAAAACTCAACAGACTGCCACTGATAACAAATCATCCACCTGA